From the Pirellulales bacterium genome, the window TTACACCTTGAGGTGCCGGCCGTACCGTTTCGCGAATTGTCGGCGGCCGCGCCTGGCACGACCAGCGCCGTAATGCGCGCGCAAGTGATCGACGCACGCATCCGGCAGCGGGCACGTTTTGCCGGCACGAAGACACGCTCGAACGCCCACATGTCGCACCGGCAGATTCGCACGCAATGCGTGCTGGATGCGGCCGGCATGGATTTGCTCAAGGCCTCGATGACGGAACTCGGCCTGTCGGCCCGGGCGCACGACAAGATTTTGCGCGTGGCGCGCACGATCTCGGACCTGGATGCGGCCGACAACATTTCGGCCGTGCATGTGAGCGAGGCGATCAACTACCGCATGCTCGATCGAAGTTTGTGGACGTGATGATTTACCGACGGGACGCGAAGATGCTTGGGATGGACGAGAAATGTCGTTGCTTTAATTTTGGGCATTTACTAGTGGCGGCCTTTTGCTGCTTGATGATCGTTGCATCAGCAAACGCCGCTGAGCCCTGGATGGAAAAGGTCGATCTTTTTCATGCCGGCGATGATGGCTATGCCCTCTACCACATTCCCGGGATCACGGTCACTGCCCGGGGAACGGTGCTGGCTTGGGCCGAGGCGCGGCGCGGTCGCAGCGACTGGGGAGCGATCGACATCTTGTTGCGCAGGTCGACCAACCACGGAAAGACCTGGTCGGTCGCGCAAAAAATCGCGGATGTGCCTGGTCCGAAGACGAAGAATCCCGTCGCACTGCACCTCAAGGACGTGAAGTCGAGCGACGTCACCTACAACAATCCGGTGATGATCGCGGATCGCGACGGCAGCGTGACCTTTATGTTTTGCCTGGAGTACTGTCGGTGCTTCGCCGCGCGCAGCACGGACGAAGGATTGACCTGGAGTGAGCCGGTCGAGATTACTGAGGTCTTCGAATCGTTCTGTGAGAACTACCCCTGGAAAGTGTTGGCGACCGGGCCCGATCATGGCATTCAATTGGCCAGTGGCCGATTGTTGGTGCCGGTCTGGTTGTCAACCGCTACGGGCGGGAATGCCCATCGGCCATCGGTCGTGTCGACGATCTACAGTGACGATCATGGTCGATCGTGGCGAGCCGGAGAGATTGCGGTCCCCTGTACGGATGAATGGGTCAACCCGAATGAAGCGACAGCAGTCGAATTGGCCGACGGGCGTGTGATGCTGAACGTGCGTAACGAATCGGCACAACAGCGTCGGCTGGTGACCGTCAGCGCGGATGGCGCCACGCACTGGTCAGAGCCTCGTTTCGACGAAGCGTTGGTCGAACCCATCTGCATGGGGAGTTTGCTGCGTCTGTCGACGAAGAGAACAGGAGATCGAGATCGGATACTATTTGTGAATCCCAATAATCTTTCGCGCGCTGATGGAAAAGTCTCGCCCGGCAAGAGTCGTGATCGACGCAATTTGACCGTACGTCTGAGTTATGACGAAGGGACCTCGTGGCCCGCGTCGAAGAGCGTCGAGGCTGGCTGGAGCGCGTACAGCGATATGGGGCTGGCGGCGGATGGCACGATTCTGTGCTTCTACGGCCGCTCGGAGAAAAGCGATTTTGCCGGCGACCGCCTCACGCTGGCTCGTTTCAACCTCGAGTGGCTGACCGACGACCAGGATCGACTACAGATTAAATCACCGCAATGATTGGCGCAGCGAGCGTTTGGCTCCTTGAGCAAGACGTATAATTATCACATGCTATCTGGAGATTCAGGAACGGGAACACGAAGAGGCGCGCTTCCGGGCTCGCCGACGTCAGACGCCGTGCCGCGCACGGATGTTACGTCGCGCTCGGTGGACGAGCCATGCACGGAAGCGAGCATGAAGACAGATGCGAGGATGATCGACCCTGCGCACGTCGAGGCGTTGTGCTGCGAACTGCGCGTTCTGCTGGAAGCGGAACTCGCCGCGGGCAACCGCATTGCCGAGACGACCAAAGGGTGGCCGCTGCCCAACTCGGTCTGGGTACTACTGGCCGCGCCGTTTCACAATTCGCCAGCCCAAATGCCACCTGGCGTGCGCGTCGTGGACCTGAACGATCCTCATTGGTGGAAGCAAGAGTACGAGCACGTCACCAGCGGTTGCGTGCTGGCTTGCCGCTTTCGCGCGGGCGAGGGGTTTCTCGGTCGCTAGAGCAGGCCGCGACAGTTTCACACCGCCGTCCGTTCAATGTTCGTTGACCGGTTCTGCCGTGTGGCTGCAATACCGGGCGACGATGTTCACCAGGTTTTGGCGCTGGATGGGCTTGGTCGTGTAGTCATTGCAACCGGCGGCCAGGCATTTCATTTCGTCTCCGGCCATGGCATGGGCCGTTAAAGCGACGATCGGTTGCGTATAGCCGGCGGAACGTAAGCGGCGCGTGGCCTCGTAGCCGTCCAGAATCGGCATTTGCATGTCCATCAGTATGCAATCGAACGGCTTTCCCTCATCGCGCGCAGCTAGTGCCATTTCAAGAGCCATCTGACCGTTATCGGCAACCGCAACCTCGGCGCCGGCGTGGCGGAGGACAAAGGAAATCAGACGCTGATTGTCCGGACCATCTTCGGCCAGCAGGACACTTCCTTGCACGCCAAATTCCTGTTCCGCGGTTGCGTGAGCTCGACTCGACGAGGCCTCGAATGGGCCGGCCA encodes:
- a CDS encoding sialidase family protein → MDEKCRCFNFGHLLVAAFCCLMIVASANAAEPWMEKVDLFHAGDDGYALYHIPGITVTARGTVLAWAEARRGRSDWGAIDILLRRSTNHGKTWSVAQKIADVPGPKTKNPVALHLKDVKSSDVTYNNPVMIADRDGSVTFMFCLEYCRCFAARSTDEGLTWSEPVEITEVFESFCENYPWKVLATGPDHGIQLASGRLLVPVWLSTATGGNAHRPSVVSTIYSDDHGRSWRAGEIAVPCTDEWVNPNEATAVELADGRVMLNVRNESAQQRRLVTVSADGATHWSEPRFDEALVEPICMGSLLRLSTKRTGDRDRILFVNPNNLSRADGKVSPGKSRDRRNLTVRLSYDEGTSWPASKSVEAGWSAYSDMGLAADGTILCFYGRSEKSDFAGDRLTLARFNLEWLTDDQDRLQIKSPQ